The Vibrio echinoideorum genome includes a region encoding these proteins:
- a CDS encoding tetratricopeptide repeat-containing diguanylate cyclase, translating into MLQTRYTSLSNYGDKLYLSSLLYDYMSHRSQPFYGIDSNNSEYQAIEKDFISALMKDRQGHYEDAQQGFLTLLTQMQSRNDSTGRALLKYQLCRSLNEQAKYHQANYYCSALQTDFQNIVDPVLPKFAIYRVIANNHHFRSDYQAALNTYLSLINVFPQGHDISGIYNDVGNLLKELKQYEKSEQYLKEALILRADTSDLMKAQVHHSLADLYLSQDQSELAINHFRKAKAMLGESPHNYGIALTNLGLGKAYTQTHDYELAKTYLVESLSASNELNNDVIRINAYLAISDMFEEQQLTTEALNYAQQALELAEQVTRLKYVAQALLQLSDIHQSLNSYQQAFYYYQRHSAIQMEARDIDNRLAFEALDLTHAKYEQELKSSFLTHQTSLDRLQIEKMEHQRWMYNIIMVVLLCAVSFTIVANKTIRARAAIDAMTKAYNRTEIIRRIKRVKHCKENKKQHVLVLLDLDRFKQINDEHGHPTGDRALVHVSSQLRKHLTKDELFGRLGGEEFLIMLTETKPSEVRERVEELHYAISNSVFLSESKKPLNVTASFAYLATSNALSDFDDLYSVLDQALYQAKSNGRNCIIDAYNEPIDLPEAIYTQSVCEPTQP; encoded by the coding sequence ATGCTGCAAACACGTTACACGAGCTTAAGTAACTATGGAGACAAGCTCTACCTTTCATCATTATTATACGACTACATGAGTCATCGCTCGCAGCCATTTTATGGTATTGATTCGAACAACAGTGAATACCAAGCAATAGAAAAAGATTTTATTTCTGCGTTAATGAAAGACAGGCAAGGTCATTATGAGGACGCTCAACAGGGATTTTTGACGCTATTAACACAGATGCAATCACGCAATGATTCTACTGGGCGAGCTTTGCTAAAATACCAATTATGTCGTTCTCTTAATGAACAAGCTAAATACCATCAAGCGAACTATTATTGTTCTGCACTTCAAACTGATTTTCAAAACATCGTGGACCCAGTATTACCAAAATTCGCGATCTATAGGGTTATCGCCAATAATCACCATTTCCGTAGTGACTACCAAGCTGCGTTAAATACTTACTTATCATTGATCAACGTATTTCCACAGGGACATGATATTTCTGGGATCTATAACGATGTCGGCAACTTACTCAAAGAACTAAAACAGTACGAAAAATCAGAACAGTACCTTAAAGAAGCACTCATACTCAGAGCCGATACATCTGATTTAATGAAAGCTCAAGTGCATCATAGCCTAGCCGATTTGTATCTCAGCCAAGATCAAAGTGAACTAGCAATAAATCACTTTCGAAAAGCCAAAGCAATGTTAGGCGAGTCTCCCCACAACTATGGTATCGCTTTAACAAACTTAGGCTTGGGAAAGGCCTACACACAAACACATGATTATGAGTTAGCAAAAACCTATTTGGTTGAGTCTCTTTCGGCTTCCAATGAGCTTAACAATGATGTAATTCGTATCAACGCTTATTTGGCAATAAGTGACATGTTCGAAGAACAACAGCTGACAACTGAAGCGCTCAACTATGCACAGCAAGCTTTGGAGTTAGCTGAGCAAGTCACAAGACTAAAATACGTCGCGCAAGCACTTCTTCAGCTTTCTGACATTCACCAATCACTCAATAGTTACCAACAAGCCTTCTACTATTATCAACGACATTCAGCCATACAAATGGAAGCTAGAGACATCGATAACAGGTTAGCCTTTGAAGCACTTGACCTTACTCACGCCAAATATGAGCAAGAATTAAAGAGCTCTTTCTTAACACACCAGACAAGCCTCGATCGCCTTCAAATTGAGAAGATGGAACATCAAAGGTGGATGTACAATATCATTATGGTTGTATTACTTTGCGCTGTCAGCTTCACGATAGTAGCAAACAAAACCATTCGTGCGAGAGCCGCGATTGACGCAATGACCAAAGCGTACAACCGCACCGAAATAATTCGTAGGATCAAGCGAGTTAAACATTGCAAAGAAAACAAAAAACAGCACGTGCTTGTTTTACTCGACCTAGATAGATTTAAGCAGATTAATGATGAGCATGGCCACCCTACGGGTGACAGAGCGCTCGTTCACGTAAGCAGCCAACTAAGAAAACACTTAACTAAAGATGAGTTGTTTGGACGTTTAGGCGGCGAAGAGTTTCTTATCATGCTGACCGAGACCAAACCTTCAGAGGTTCGGGAGCGCGTTGAAGAACTGCATTATGCGATATCAAACAGTGTCTTCTTGTCTGAAAGTAAAAAGCCACTTAATGTAACCGCGAGTTTTGCTTATCTAGCAACCTCAAACGCATTAAGTGACTTTGATGATCTATATTCTGTTCTTGACCAAGCGCTGTATCAAGCAAAGAGTAACGGCCGAAACTGCATAATTGATGCTTATAATGAGCCGATTGATCTACCTGAAGCTATTTATACTCAGTCTGTTTGCGAACCAACTCAGCCATAA
- a CDS encoding DUF2750 domain-containing protein, with amino-acid sequence MSKLTADTQANLELFVSETQETKLVWGLRNDEGWLACDSSEFESSEVMPFWSSKEDAQTHNVEEWADFEVLEIPLDIFVEDWLLTLAEDGVLVGTNWNATLEGKELEPSDLAKLYI; translated from the coding sequence ATGAGCAAACTAACTGCTGATACTCAAGCAAATCTAGAACTTTTCGTTTCTGAAACACAAGAAACTAAGCTGGTATGGGGCCTTCGTAACGATGAGGGTTGGCTAGCATGTGACTCAAGTGAATTCGAAAGCAGCGAAGTAATGCCTTTTTGGTCTTCAAAAGAAGATGCTCAGACTCACAATGTTGAAGAATGGGCTGACTTTGAAGTATTGGAAATCCCACTAGATATCTTTGTAGAAGATTGGCTACTGACTCTTGCTGAGGACGGCGTTCTTGTTGGTACTAACTGGAATGCAACATTAGAAGGCAAAGAACTTGAGCCTTCTGATCTAGCGAAATTATACATCTAG
- a CDS encoding OmpA family protein encodes MKLLKTVFPLCLLFVSTNILAETNNEEFEYRALPEITQSYDLEDDDNDGVINARDLCIDTQMGAEIDNDGCGSYFESTEEKALHILFANNSTEINPVFLGQIRQMAAFLKRYESTSIQLQGYASKVGNAKHNLMLSKERASHVRRALISNGIQPSRINIVGHGDSSFSSNDTQINHALHRKVVATVVGFKGNIKEEWHIFTKIGK; translated from the coding sequence ATGAAGCTGCTAAAAACTGTATTTCCGCTTTGTTTGCTGTTTGTTTCTACCAACATTTTAGCTGAAACAAACAATGAAGAGTTCGAATATCGAGCGCTTCCAGAGATCACGCAAAGTTATGATCTTGAAGATGACGACAATGATGGTGTCATTAACGCCCGCGATTTATGCATTGATACACAGATGGGGGCTGAGATAGACAATGATGGCTGTGGGTCGTATTTCGAATCTACGGAAGAGAAAGCACTTCATATTCTATTTGCCAACAATTCCACAGAAATTAACCCTGTATTCCTTGGTCAAATTAGACAAATGGCTGCGTTTCTTAAACGCTATGAAAGCACCAGTATTCAATTACAAGGTTATGCAAGTAAGGTTGGTAACGCTAAACATAACTTGATGTTGTCAAAAGAGCGAGCATCCCATGTAAGGCGAGCGTTGATCAGTAATGGTATTCAGCCATCTAGAATCAACATAGTTGGGCATGGAGACAGTTCCTTTAGTAGTAATGACACTCAAATCAACCATGCGCTCCATCGAAAAGTTGTCGCTACCGTTGTCGGGTTTAAAGGCAATATCAAAGAAGAGTGGCATATCTTCACAAAAATTGGAAAGTAA